A genome region from Dethiosulfovibrio russensis includes the following:
- a CDS encoding BRO-N domain-containing protein, translating into MLEIKEKAGNTDIQGRELIKRAVDDVFEYRSSGLRDLPKNVDKTTFYGWVVYFAWLYVNRMEALGDSADMSKIVAIMERNDEKGEMRSAFDFFRAAEGRREVEDMIDVLEANPVAGDSDVTLFEFEQKPVRVVFIDGNPWWMAKDVCDVLGLANPNSTLALLDEDEKSTIHSMEGGPDRVIINEPGLYSLILRSRKPDAKRFKRWLTHELLPTIRKTGSYALPGSKLSKNDKKEELSRKRLEVMERNANCRMAQMILKGIETFKDVMTSESKTVFMAKYGELVAETDMSHLLPKSTEAMYSATDIGKECGVSAQVIGKVATSHDLKSPMGKAGDYGYWIRSKSRYSSKEVMTFVYNERGRDWFLNHFGVAVVVEVD; encoded by the coding sequence ATGCTCGAAATTAAGGAAAAAGCAGGGAATACGGATATTCAAGGCAGGGAATTGATAAAAAGGGCCGTAGATGATGTTTTTGAATATAGATCGTCGGGGTTGCGTGATCTGCCTAAAAATGTCGATAAAACTACTTTCTACGGCTGGGTCGTGTATTTCGCATGGCTTTACGTGAATCGAATGGAGGCCTTAGGAGATTCCGCCGATATGTCGAAAATCGTTGCCATTATGGAAAGAAACGACGAGAAAGGCGAGATGAGGTCCGCTTTCGATTTTTTTCGTGCCGCAGAGGGACGAAGGGAGGTAGAAGATATGATAGACGTGTTGGAGGCTAACCCCGTAGCTGGTGATTCTGATGTGACGTTGTTCGAGTTCGAGCAGAAGCCCGTAAGGGTTGTCTTCATAGACGGTAACCCCTGGTGGATGGCTAAGGATGTTTGTGATGTGCTAGGACTTGCTAATCCCAATAGCACATTAGCCCTTCTGGACGAGGACGAAAAGAGCACCATCCACAGTATGGAGGGTGGGCCTGATCGGGTCATCATCAACGAACCCGGTCTTTACTCCCTTATCCTCAGATCCAGGAAGCCCGATGCCAAACGATTCAAACGCTGGCTTACCCACGAGCTTCTGCCGACCATAAGAAAGACCGGTAGCTATGCCCTTCCGGGAAGCAAGCTATCGAAGAACGATAAAAAAGAGGAGTTATCCAGAAAACGCTTAGAGGTTATGGAGCGTAACGCAAACTGCCGAATGGCTCAGATGATCCTGAAGGGTATAGAGACCTTTAAGGATGTAATGACAAGCGAATCCAAAACAGTGTTCATGGCTAAATACGGTGAGTTGGTTGCGGAGACCGACATGAGCCACCTTCTACCGAAATCCACCGAGGCCATGTATTCAGCTACGGACATAGGAAAAGAGTGTGGAGTGTCGGCCCAGGTCATAGGTAAAGTGGCCACCTCTCACGATCTAAAGAGCCCTATGGGGAAGGCCGGAGATTACGGCTATTGGATAAGGAGCAAGTCCCGTTATTCCAGCAAAGAGGTGATGACTTTCGTCTATAACGAGAGAGGGCGAGATTGGTTCCTGAATCACTTCGGTGTTGCTGTGGTCGTAGAGGTTGACTAA